One part of the Rutidosis leptorrhynchoides isolate AG116_Rl617_1_P2 chromosome 1, CSIRO_AGI_Rlap_v1, whole genome shotgun sequence genome encodes these proteins:
- the LOC139851886 gene encoding G-type lectin S-receptor-like serine/threonine-protein kinase At4g27290, with amino-acid sequence MASPNATTKLHDTGNLVLMDHQGKMMWQSFDYPTDTLLYHMKLEKDYVKGIEWRLSSWKTNQDPAPGEFMLGTDLDGYPENKLKQGAVVTFRGEPWRNLRVTGESLFDKNLILIYNVVITEQEASYKFYIENTSLISRLTLNSFGELQNWVWTEDSKNWKFTLKFPIDMCDTYNVCSAYGICHVDATQQACACLDEKRFVPRNQKTWDKADWSGGCVKRTPLDCKNGSEDFIKYSDLKLPDTEGTWFNMSMTLEECKAKCLQNCTCMAYAIPDVSLGGKGCVLWFNDLFDMHEHPTDGRDIFVRMASSEIDTVALSTSKKKDGAPIKLILSVVVPGVLLIGFISIWFCFSTENILGEGGFGAVYKQKPKGVLEDGLEIAVKRLYSTSNQGVEEFKNEVICISRLQHRNLVKLLGCCIKGDEKLLIYEYMPNKSLDSFIFDSEKKNSLQAQLVKESGESARDTFGGGRVPEVSYELRFLIGVSLLIFGVVTVFRKMRGSTIERCMLTNCLLLCLLYKVARFATLRVLGRKIIGSAWQFKKYSEVNQVCFRPILTNYERVSKQSRVLTDFPNFGRVLTNFSSNH; translated from the exons ATGGCATCACCAAATGCGACAACAAAGCTTCATGACACAGGAAATCTAGTGTTGATGGATCATCAGGGGAAGATGATGTGGCAGAGTTTTGATTATCCAACTGATACTCTTCTTTATCACATGAAGCTGGAGAAAGATTACGTGAAGGGCATCGAATGGCGTCTATCATCATGGAAGACTAATCAAGATCCAGCTCCAGGCGAATTCATGTTGGGCACTGACTTAGACGGTTATCCTGAAAACAAACTAAAACAAGGTGCAGTGGTCACCTTTCGGGGTGAACCATGGAGAAACTTACGGGTTACTGGGGAATCTTTATTTGACAAAAACTTAATTCTAATATACAATGTAGTTATAACTGAGCAGGAGGCGTCATATAAATTTTATATTGAAAACACCTCTCTCATATCGAGGCTCACCTTGAATTCTTTTGGGGAGCTACAGAATTGGGTATGGACAGAAGATAGTAAAAACTGGAAATTTACTTTAAAATTCCCTATAGATATGTGTGATACATATAACGTGTGTAGTGCTTACGGAATCTGCCACGTGGATGCAACGCAACAGGCTTGCGCTTGCTTGGATGAAAAAAGATTTGTGCCAAGAAACCAAAAGACCTGGGACAAGGCTGATTGGTCGGGTGGTTGTGTCAAGCGAACACCGCTAGATTGCAAAAACGGATCAGAAGACTTTATCAAATACTCTGATTTAAAACTGCCAGACACGGAGGGTACATGGTTCAACATGAGCATGACTTTGGAGGAATGCAAAGCAAAATGCTTACAGAATTGCACTTGTATGGCTTATGCAATTCCCGACGTCAGTTTAGGAGGAAAGGGTTGCGTGCTTTGGTTCAATGATCTTTTTGACATGCATGAGCATCCTACTGACGGTCGAGATATTTTTGTAAGAATGGCTTCATCTGAAATag ATACAGTTGCTTTATCAACTTCCAAAAAGAAAGATGGAGCACCCATTAAATTGATCTTAAGTGTAGTCGTTCCCGGGGTTCTTCTCATAGGTTTTATCTCAATATGGTTTTG TTTTTCAACCGAAAATATACTTGGAGAGGGTGGATTTGGAGCCGTTTATAAG CAGAAACCAAAA GGTGTGCTAGAGGACGGGTTAGAGATTGCAGTTAAACGTCTCTATAGCACTTCCAACCAAGGAGTTGAGGAATTCAAGAACGAAGTCATTTGCATATCGAGACTTCAGCATCGTAATCTTGTGAAGCTACTTGGCTGTTGCATAAAAggagatgaaaagttattaatCTATGAGTACATGCCCAATAAAAGCTTAGACTCATTCATTTTTG ATTCAGAAAAAAAAAACTCGCTTCAAGCACAGTTAGTCAAGGAATCCGGAGAGTCGGCTAGAGACACCTTCGGAGGTGGAAGAGTTCCAGAAGTCAGTTACGAACTG AGGTTTCTAATAGGGGTTTCTTTGCTCATTTTTGGAGTAGTGACTGTTTTTAG AAAAATGCGTGGTTCAACTATTGAACGTTGTATGCTGACAAATTGTTTGCTTTTATGTTTGTTATACAAGGTTGCAAGATTTGCTACTCTAAGAGTACTCGGTCGGAAAATTATAGGGAGTGCTTGGCAATTCAAGAAGTACTCGGAGGTTAACCAAGTTTGCTTTCGACCGATTTTGACCAACTATGAAAGAGTTTCTAAGCAATCCCGAGTTTTGACTGATTTTCCGAATTTTGGTCGTGTTTTGACCAACTTTTCGAGTAATCACTAG